ttctttcttgtgGTTGGAAATTAAAAGtttgtaaatttatttttgtcCAATGTTTGAGATAGACATGGTTATAGTTTTAAGGAACGTTTGAATTTACGGTGGTGTCATGGAGCTGgttgacttaaaaattttatctgTCATGTGAGTATGGAATCATCACCCGGGAAGCCGAATCACGTTGCAATTCAAGGTTCAAGTTGTGGTGATTATATGGCCTGGGGTTGAAGTGCAACTAGGGCCTCAAATTTACAAAGGTTATGTTGTCAAAGGATGGAGCTTAAATGGGGCCCTAATTGGCAGTGGTTATGTTGGCACAACAATAAGTTTTTCCTCCTTCAAAGAGGATgctttataaaacctaaaaaaacgTACAGAGAAGAAGAAAAACGCAGTGGTCTTTTAATATAATCAAGTATTTTGTTTTATCCATGCCCACCAAAGACGATGACCCCGTTATTATAATCTGTAACATAATTAGGGTGTAACAGGTTTTACTAATAAGGACACTGCCTTTCGTGGGCATGGACAACACTAATTACTTGATTATACTGGAAGGCCCTGTGTTTTTCTTCCTCGCACTTCCGTGTGGGTTTCATAAAGCATGCTTCTTTGATGAGGAGAAACTAGTGGTCATACCCACATAACCAATGTCAACTGGGGCTCCAATTATACAACATATTTGTAACTTTGAAACCCTAGTTACACTTCAACCCGAGACAGTATAATCACCGCCAACTTGGACCTCGAGTTGTAAAGTCATCTCGGTTTCTCAGGTGATGGCGCCATACTCACACGACAAGTGAAATTTGTAGGATATCGAGCTCCATGACATCACTATGAACCTAAACACAACTTGAGAATCCCGAGTAGCATGGGTTCAGAGGCAAAAGCAATCAAGTTGGCTTGGAGATTGAAATGGCCAAAGAGAAAAAACTCCTTGCAGGTAGCGTTTTCACTCCCTGCAAGAGACGTTTTCATCTAACATGTCAGTGAAAAACGCTTTCTGTAGGAAGCGTTTTTCTCTTTGGCTATTTCAACTTCAAGGCAACTTCAATTAACCACATTTTTTAAACATatattctataaattatccaaatacTTTGATTTAAGATGGTTTTTAATGTTGGAATTTTCTTACTTTGTCTTAAATCACTATCACGTACACACTACGCCTTGAACTCGCAAAGTGGGTTGTGGAGTAAATGCCCATAGCCAATAGGTCAAACATTGAGgttcaaaaattttattaaatatatatatattattttatttaatatttaaaaaattatatattattattattattattaaaagataaaaagaaacaattttatattttaaatatttacatgTTAACGATGATACAACATAGATTAATAGAATTGAATCATACTGAATTGGGCTTGTGATTTAAATTTTGAAGcccaattttaattatattttaaagggatgtttttttttttacggACATAATAGTTTTGTTTAAGACTCTTGGATCTTTAAATTTAATCGAATTGTCGGATGCTTACAGTACATGTCCAATGAATAGAATTATCAATGAATTTTGATCAAAGTTCTCTCTTTTTTTAAGTTGTGAGGGTTCGACTTTGACCCCTAAGACAACACTAATCTCTAATTGAATTACCAAATTATTGGATTATTGCATTCGGTGAAAACAATgatgtataaattttatttataaacctAGAAAATAActtgaaataataaaattgtaactTTCAAAACTAACctctattaaatttaaataatatcttTTAAATTAATATCTATTTTATCAaacaatataattattttaacgcttaaaatttaaatttatcaaacACCACTTAAGTCTTACTGCatgtcaatttttttaaaaactattatgggtttaaattacattttatatatataaaaatataaaaatcttaaTAAGAATCTCTAGTTCACTTTTGAtgcaaaattaaatttaataaaaaattatttggtACTTTCAGAATAATAGAGGTCgatagagaaaggaaaagaaaaaaaaaaaatccgaTCGCAGTCACGTTATTGTCGTCCTTGTTCTTCTTCCCATCCTTCTAATAGTATTTAGTATCATCTCTTTCTCCCTCTCGCCACAGGCTCAGTCAAATTACACCTATCTTACCATTCCCTCAACCACTTTTCTGGGCACAATATTTTGCTTGTATTTTCTCACCTCAGCGATTTGATTACAGTATTTCTAATAGTTACCTAATAAGATTGTATTAAatgtatattaaaataaaatttctccCTGGATATATAGACATGATCATTAATTCAAAAAGGAATTTGTAAtcattaaaaatacataaataaataaataaatttggtgGAAATTTTGTACTGCTGCCATTTTCCTATGTCTGTATAACCAAGCAAACCTGCCCTTTTAACATATCTAACCTACtctttaatattaaaatgttgGCCTGCAACTATATATATAAACAGATATATATGTTTAGCAGGAGAGAAATAGGAAAATGACTCAACTTCAATTTGGTGGACATTAGCTGCTCCATGCCATAGAGATAAAACCAAAGAATGTATATGCATGCCAGACATATTTTGATAACGTAGCTACCAACTTATGCATATCATTAATTCAAAACTTGGGATAATTCTAAGATTCTTCAATCATCAACCCCAGATTTTTCTCTACCCTCTACTTTCTGGGTTTACTTTATTACTAAAGTATTTTAAGGTGATCAAAGCAAAACTGTGATCAAGTTAACTTTTccaatacaaatatatttatatgcttatcGGTTGAAATTAACGTAAATCGAAGTGGTTAAAAGATATAAGTGTTTCCCATGGAAAAAAGCTTGTACTCGAGGACAAATGCAAAGTACAAAAATACATTGTTTCCCCTCATAAAATATTTCTGCAGGAAGGTTCCTACATCTTTCGTCACCAGTGTCATAAGCAAGGCTTCATTATACCTATTTTATATATACACCACTTATGATTAATTTGATTGAGGctatttcacttttttttttttaaatgaaaacatTCATAAGCATGGACTAATGGATACGTCTAAATATAGCAGTATTAATTCTAGATGGAACATTCTTTTCGTGttaattataaaaacaaaatGCTTAACTTACATAATTAAGGGTTGATTTGCAGTATGAAGCTATAAATTTAACTTAGAAAAGGTTATAATTACTTTTgtaaatttttagtaaagaaatagGGATCCAAAGTTAATTTTGAAAGTTTTATAGGATAACGTATTTGACACACAAATATTAGTAATTGGCAAATTGTATTAACTATAGAGTTAGGCTTCAATGTTAATATGTAAGAAATCAAAGATTATGGGGATGAAAGCAACAAGAGAGATTAAATAGGcagataaaaaaatatttaaggaaTGTGTTGTAAAGACGGATCTAACCAGCACAGCCGGCAATCAGAAAAGCGCTCAAAGCTAACATCTAAGAGACTTTTTCTCAGTAAATCTTGACACCCAATGCCTATGTCCTTTATTTGTCTCTTGTCTATCTCTTTCTTCTCACCTTTTCTTCCTTATAATACCCCCATCTTTGTGTTTCACTGCACATTTAATCTATCTATCAAATTAATTTCTTAATTCCTAATTGGCACTACTTTCCATGGAAACCAACCATCAGCATGAAGATTCCAAGAGCTCGAGCGAAGAAACCGATCGGTCGGAGCAAAGCAACGATGATGTGGGCAGTGGCCGGTCCTACGAGTGCGTATTTTGCAAGAGAGGGTTCACGACAGCACAAGCCTTGGGAGGGCATATGAATATTCACAGAAAAGATAGAGCCAAGAGCAGTAGGCCTAACTCAGTTCCTATAGTTTCGGGCAAACTGGATGATGAGAATTACGCAAGCCTTAGATCGTCTTCTTCATACCTGCCAATAATCCAAAGCTACCAGCCGCATTACGTAAGTTATCAAGCTTTTTTCCCAGCTTCATCAGGTTGGGGTTTCAGACCCCCACACACACCTCACGGGGACGAATTATTTGTGGACAATTCTTCACGGTATCTAAATCCGTTTAGAGAGGAGGATTGGCCTAGGAATCTTAACTTGCGAATCGGTCCATCCCATGTTGATGAAAACAAGAAGATTGATCATGGAAGTAGTCAAGATGATGAATTGGATTTGGAACTTCGATTAGGTCATGATCCGtagtatatttttatataatgtttCATAATAGCTAATACTAATAAATTAAGAAACCTCCTCTCTCTATATGTACAGTACAGTAGTTGTGGATACTCTTTATGAAGTACTACTAGCTAGGAAGGATATATATGTTTGCTGATGTCGATGGTACAATACTACAACTACTACATGATCAAGTTGTTTCTTCCACATCGATAAATGTATGAATTTTGGCCTATTTTTATGGCGATTACGACCGAGAAGACACCAAGTAAGAAGAATAATgaggagaaagaagaagaaagatggattctGTAAGATGTTcctctttattatttatatatgtgtCCTTCTGCATTATCTTTTTTTCTCCCATTTGAGTACTCATCTGGAAATTTTCTGTAATGTCATGTTTTAATGGAGTCGGAAACTTGAATTATATATCTTCTTATGATTCCATTAATAATTTGAGAAATTATTAGTCGACATAGATATGGAGCTAGGAGCTTGGCTGTTAACTTGCATATATATTTTCAGCCCTTTTTGTTTGCAAGGTTTTTAGAGTATACTGGAAACCCTAATTTCCTTTCCTATGGTTTCCCCAGGAATCATTGTTGATGTGAAAAGCCTCATGATTTAGACAAATACTAATAATATGAAATTGAAAACAAGTAATAATCAGAATTCTCCCGGTAGGGTTTTTCTATTATTAATCCTATTACGTTAGATTAAATCTGTTGTTCATGAATTAGGTTTTTGTTTTGGATGTATTAAGCTTGTTTTCTGGTGCAATAAACCCATGTAGGCAGTTGAGTTGCAGGACCCCATCATGGAAACATATGCCTTTCCTTTCAAAATCTTTTAAAATATACTCTACTATTTGCCTTCGTTGTTATGCATCCAAACCAAAAGTAAATAGTGGTTCCTTGTCTTGATGTACATCTattcatacatacatacatacatgcaaaaaacaaacatacaaaaaagTTATATAGACCTTTTAGCATGGATGCTTTTATGAAGATCATGATCAGATAGTGTTAAGTTATTGATACCTGTTTACAGCAATGGATTTCCATTTCTCATGTCATCCATGGAAGTTACTCATGTTAGGTAGTGCGTAATCACTGATCCTTTGTCTTTGCTCCAACTTTCATCATCAGCAGTAGTATATATTTTCATGGCGAAAAGGTTCAAATATGGAAGATAAGATCTAGTTTCGGCTTATAAGGCCATATTTTCTTAGCCACATTTCATGATTAAGTAATAGGGAAACTTTCCTTCTTTAACGTGAATCTACTTTTCGAAACCCGTCGTTTTTCTCTTTCTAGACTGTTATTGTAATTTGATCCAACAACATTCAGTTAGATACTCTGATAGATCTTTAGATCTGGTATATATATGtaagtaaaattattttttgtgtttgtgTTGATGTGCCTAAACTCTATTGAGAGCCCTATGATTTCATAGGTCGAAAGGTACACCAGCAAGTCCGAAATTTGTGTTGACGTCACTCAGTTCTGTCATGAGCCTTACGGGTTCCGCATAAATAGCTTATACGCCATTAGTAATGGGTCAAGTGAAGAGTTTGCCTATGGTTCTGCCTGTTGAGCTACTTTAAAGCGCTTCCGAGATTTTTAGCAGAACTGAGAGACAAAAAataatattgaatttgatgtAACCTTGACGTGTCAATCCATATGTGCCCTCCGGAGAGCCTAAGCAAATCAACAATATGAAAAAGTAACACTACATGTAGGGTTGAATGGTCATCAGCAGCAAGATCCAGCAATCTCCTCCACCTTCAAACACAAATCCATGAGTTGTCCTCTTATCTTATTCaattaaccaaaatatcatttTGGAGGCATATTAAGATCTACGATAGTGCTagagtatatatatacatatatacatactacAGATAGAAAAAATTCATGATGTTAAGataaataagaaatatatatatttatatatatcgaTGGAGATTGAAATTAGATTTACACAGATTGAGGGAAAAAACAGGTAGAGTTGTGGTAAAATCAGTAGCATTAATGATCAAATAAGAGTGGGGTAGTCAATCAAATCGAGTGAAAAAGAAAAGCAGATGAATATAAAAGCAAAGAGTATTACTCCCATCCTGTCGTGAAATAAGTGGGTTTTCACTACAAATGTTCCTAGACGAATTCTTTTAGACTCTGCTTTCTGTCATATCTGAACTGGCAGTATCCAACAAATAAATCATCATTTCTTGTCACCTTATGGAATTCAGGAGATTCAGTAGGCTATACATCAAGAATGTCTCTTTGATTTCACTGGATCATGCATCTGTTTGTATTATATTTCCACTGTGACAGCACCGTAAGCTGACAGCTGCAAGTCATTTCCATATTTAGTGCCAACTTTATATCATCAGTGCCTCTACTGTTTATGTAAAGTTGCTAAAAACTTTAAGCTGATTTGGTCTTTCAATGGGTGAATCAATGGAGATCTCACCCCCCACCCCCCAAATTAGAGGCTCTAGTTGTTTATGAATAAGTTGATAAGTATATGCTAATTTTAGCTGATCCAAAGACAAAAAATACCATGCATTCTTACCCTTAAAGCAGCACCTATTCATTTTCTAGCTAGTTTAACAGCAATCAATTTGCATAACTTCAAAAGTTATAGCTGATTGGCAGttacgcatttttaatcaaaatatcaaaataacattgTAGTGCAAAATATCTTCTACAATTCTTGGTCTGTTAAAAGAGTTTGATATATCACATTGtcacaattattcaattttaacaATACTCCAAACTTCATCTCTATTAATTTGTTGTTAAGTAACTTTCAAATGAATAGACTATCTATAGAGTTTGAGTTTAAGATTGGAATCCTGAATTCCTTTGACAAATGAAAAAGTCTTTGGCTCAAATTAAAGCACTGTTGCAATAAAATCAGCAGCTTGCGTGAGGCTAAAATATTGAACCTGAAAATAGAAAACAATGGGAGAAAAACCCCTTGGAGGAACCTAAAGGTTAAAAGTATGTTCTACCACAACACGTAATTAGCAACCAAACAAAGCAAATATTTGTTGTGGATGTTTAGAAATGGAGAAAGTAAGATGGTTTCAGCAGAGGGAAGAATTGTATCTTAAGTAGCAATTACAAAAGAGTTGTTACGACTAAGTGAACAAAATTTTGTCAAATCTGAGCTCGAAAATTTCAGCCTGGCCGGGGCCGGCACTTCATCAAAGTTAGTTTGTGGGCAGACTCCCATCAAATCTTACTTAAAACCcaggttttgttttatttatcttATTGAATTAGACACGACTGGACTAAAACTCTGGGTTAACTATCCAGTGAAGTAAAACATAAACAAGCCAGGTGCTAGTTAACTAGAAGGAGCAATAATTGATATTGCTTAATGTTATTAATTATATAGTATATATATGAGACCCAAGGGTGTCAGGTAGGTTCCTTTTTTGCCACGTTACAGGCATGCGCTCGattcctttattttttttattaccaAAAGTCAAAAAACTTATCGTGGATGTCATACCATTCAAAGGCTTATCCTTTTCAGGCATCGACAACAAATAGATTTAGAATCAGTGTGGGTGACGACTGTAGTTGGCGTGGAAACTGGCAAATTTAGGCGGAATTATTGGGACGGCAAAGCTTTGAAATTGGAAACTAGATGAATCCTGCCAATCGCTACTATCTCATTAAAAGTGAAAAAGGATTAATCAACTTCGAAGTTAATGACTTGACCTCCCGTAATTGCAGCTCTCGTTTTTTGCATTAATGTGATTCTGGGTCAAAATCCACCATACAACCTAATCGCTTTAACCTTTAGGATGAAGAATCATTAAAATGCTTCTCGGACCTCAAAActtaaaaattcaaattgaaaaCATTGAAACAAATGACAGTGGCTCAGTTATAAGTAGAAAATTGGAAGACAGCCATTGACAGGAATATATGAATGACTATGCATATTGTTGATGTCACTGCTAACCAGTTCATGCTATGAAAGGCCTGTTTGTTTGatatatcaaaacatatttatACAAACATGCCACGATATCATACAAGTAGGAAGCGCATTGTTTACAGTAACACGATGTACTAGAATAAGGGTCTTCCAAATTCTCATATAAAGCTTGCAGTTGTATTACATCACATACACCACAGACCAGTTACCTAGTAAGATAGTATATAACAAGGAAAATAACCACAAAAGATGCCACAAGTGTAAACATTCTCCTGCTTGATTTGGTCTCGAATACCTGAAAGGCAGATCGAATTCATTGTTATGACATCAGCAATCGATTTGCAAAACACAGAAACACATCCACACACTTAACAGGAAGTAACAAAAACTGCAAGCAAAAGATGCCATTCAAAGTCACAAAGAGAAGAGTTTGCTAGTTCTGATACCATCTTAAACTTGTCCATGGTTCCTGAGAGTATTCCTCTTGATGAATCCATATCATTTCCCTAGTTACGAACCATGTGCCACATGTTAACATCAGCAGCATCAAAAACCAATTAAATTCAGAGGAAGATAGTTTTATTCTGCTGCATACATACCATTCGATCCAGCATGCGATTGTGGCTATCCACCTCCTCATGTATGTCGCCTGAAAGCTATAGAAGTAACATGTGTCAGAATATGCGTTACATTCAGGACATATTATATTATGATATCATAGAACATGTCAGGATTCAAGCTGAAAATCTACCGTGAAACATGCTAGAGCCAAAAATCCTGAATAATAGAAATGCCTCTAGCAATATAAAACATAGATTTGTGCAAGAGACTGTCATATATATTACTTAAGTCGAGCATACCACCTTTAATACTCTTTAAAAGAATGAGCTTCAAGATTTAAATTGGTaaaaaagggaaggaaaaggaaTTCAAGAATGTAAAAGGATCCTTCTATTACATATAATGACAGGATTCTAAAATCCCATTTATCCAGGTTCTCAATAGTTAAATAAGCTCATTAAGAAGCTCTTATTTATTATATAGCTCGATAAACCGGACGAACAATGCGATTAATAATGGCATGAGATAGAAGGGTTCAATTAGCACCGAAGATCATACTTACCCTCTTCAGCAGATTGACTCTATCCTGCAATCCTTCCATTGCTCTTTCATTATCATGCTCATCAATTTCATGCGAGTAAGAAGAAGTGGCCCTTATGCCACCCTCCTCGATGCCATCGAAAAGGGCAACTCTGTTGTTACGCATGTCCCTGCATGAAAGCAGATCTCAGTAGACTGCCACAATATTTCCATAAGGATAACTATTCCACAAACTGAAGGCACAATCAAGATAGATAACCAAAGAGCAACTTACGATCCAATCACTTCAGATTTATAATTAGATTGCAAGttcagatttaaaaaaaaaaaagattgaaatTTTGATGTAAGAACATCACTATAATCGCAACACCTTCTTGGGATCACATGTGAATCATGGATAAACCAATAAAACATATATGGAATGGGGCAACTAATTAGGTAAACTTTTCAAATAGCTTATAGATGCCAATTATTTACAAACAGATCTAATCAAGCAATTTAAGCGACCAAACCATTGGGGTAACGAAAACTCGCACAAATAGAGATTAAACTGACCGTCTAGGATTCATGTTTCTTCAATTATGGGAGAACCAAAGCCCTATAAATCTTCTTCGAACAAGTgtgaaaaacaaagtgttttacCTGTTTGGGTAATTTTAAAATCTGCACTAATTCAAGAAATGAAGGGAATTAGTTCAAGAAATAATGAAAACAAAAAGTGGAGAATGGGAAACCAACAAAGTGAGAAAAAAGGGAAATCGAAAGTGAATAAATTCGGATCGGAAGAGAATAGCTTAAAAAAGAAAGAGCGTGGAAACTGCAAAGATTACCTGCTAAGGCTAAGGTAGCACCCGACAAATTGTTGAAGAAAAAGGATATATCCTAATCAGGAATTGAGATTAGAATTTGAACGATTTAATGGCATTTTCATCTGGGGAGTTTTCTTTGCTGGGGGGATTGGGAAGATAAACAAATGGGCTATAATGAAAATAAAGCCCAACAAAAGGGCTTTTGGTTTTTGGGTTGACCCTGATATTAAGGGTAAACCTAGAAAACTGAGAGCTTTGATTTCTCTCTCACCCATTCAATGCgttaaacttttcaaaaactcAGGACCTTATTTAATCTAAGCTCATTTTTCCTTTTGCTACCAAACCAAAGGAAAACTATTACATGCATATATATTGCATGTTCATGATGCTCGTATACCTTTGCTTGTTTCGAGCTGAAAATGTCGCATAATAGTCTCTTTGCCCCGCGCATTTTCAACCCATTCATTCAATCCCGTAATAAGGTGATGTAAAATCTCGTTCGTTCTTGGGATGCCAAAACTAACTAGTTGGACTGAGAAAAGCGTCAATGCCAAAAATAACTCCCGCCATGTCTTCACAAAACCACACCAAAA
This is a stretch of genomic DNA from Gossypium arboreum isolate Shixiya-1 chromosome 11, ASM2569848v2, whole genome shotgun sequence. It encodes these proteins:
- the LOC108460160 gene encoding zinc finger protein 10-like, which gives rise to METNHQHEDSKSSSEETDRSEQSNDDVGSGRSYECVFCKRGFTTAQALGGHMNIHRKDRAKSSRPNSVPIVSGKLDDENYASLRSSSSYLPIIQSYQPHYVSYQAFFPASSGWGFRPPHTPHGDELFVDNSSRYLNPFREEDWPRNLNLRIGPSHVDENKKIDHGSSQDDELDLELRLGHDP
- the LOC108457857 gene encoding bet1-like SNARE 1-1, whose protein sequence is MNPRRDMRNNRVALFDGIEEGGIRATSSYSHEIDEHDNERAMEGLQDRVNLLKRLSGDIHEEVDSHNRMLDRMGNDMDSSRGILSGTMDKFKMVFETKSSRRMFTLVASFVVIFLVIYYLTR